In Sphingobacterium sp. PCS056, the following proteins share a genomic window:
- a CDS encoding fatty acid desaturase family protein, translating to MKTTIKFNNVNTLFSKSLKERINDYFKTNKIQKTGEKRVLTKAIILFLTAISFYIILVVIQPHWLISVVVLILLGINFAAIGFNVMHDAGHDTFSNSKKLNSALSYSLNLMGGNIYFWKLKHNIAHHTYTNIEGEDHDIDIKFMRVHKDQELKKHHSYQKYYFMLLYSISYLAWIFYQDYEKYFLEAMGSRKKSFDFPLREKVIFWVSKVVHLSIFIVIPVLVVGWVPTLVGLLISGIACGICLATVFQLAHVVTETEFVALEQTTDPTKMENEWMIHQLSSTANFATKNKFLTWILGGLNYQVEHHLFPKISHIHYPAINKLVRETCQEFNVKYLEYKTLNSAFKSHVNVIQSMSR from the coding sequence ATGAAAACAACAATTAAATTTAATAATGTTAACACATTATTTTCCAAATCTTTAAAGGAAAGAATTAACGACTACTTCAAAACTAATAAAATTCAAAAAACAGGAGAAAAAAGAGTACTAACAAAAGCAATTATCCTGTTTTTAACGGCTATATCTTTCTATATCATATTAGTTGTCATTCAACCTCATTGGCTAATCAGTGTTGTTGTTTTAATATTGCTCGGTATTAACTTTGCTGCGATTGGATTCAATGTGATGCATGATGCCGGTCATGATACTTTTTCTAACAGTAAAAAACTAAACAGCGCTTTGTCTTACAGCCTTAATCTTATGGGCGGCAATATATATTTTTGGAAACTAAAACATAATATAGCACATCATACTTATACCAATATTGAAGGTGAAGACCATGATATTGATATTAAATTTATGCGTGTGCACAAAGACCAAGAGTTAAAGAAGCACCACTCCTATCAAAAGTATTATTTTATGCTTTTATACAGTATATCTTATTTAGCGTGGATCTTTTACCAAGATTATGAAAAATATTTTCTTGAAGCTATGGGTAGCAGAAAAAAATCATTTGACTTCCCTTTACGCGAAAAAGTAATATTTTGGGTAAGTAAAGTTGTTCATCTTAGCATTTTTATTGTTATCCCTGTTTTAGTTGTTGGTTGGGTGCCTACTTTAGTGGGATTATTAATATCGGGCATTGCATGTGGTATATGTTTGGCAACAGTTTTCCAACTGGCTCACGTCGTAACAGAAACAGAATTTGTTGCTTTAGAACAGACAACAGATCCAACTAAAATGGAAAATGAATGGATGATCCATCAATTGAGCTCAACAGCAAATTTTGCTACAAAAAATAAGTTTTTGACTTGGATATTAGGTGGTCTAAATTATCAAGTGGAACATCATTTATTCCCAAAGATAAGTCACATACATTATCCAGCCATTAATAAATTGGTGAGAGAAACTTGTCAAGAGTTTAATGTTAAATACTTGGAATATAAAACATTAAATTCGGCTTTTAAATCACATGTTAATGTGATACAGTCCATGTCGAGATAA
- a CDS encoding aminoacyl-histidine dipeptidase — protein sequence MTNNNLEALAPQELWANFSALNAVPRASKKEERVIAFMIDFGKKLGLEVTEDHVGNVLMRKAATPGMEDRKTVVLQSHLDMVHQKNNDTNFDFDTQGIDMFVDGDWVKANGTTLGADNGIGVATIMTILASKDLVHPAIEALFTIDEETGMTGAMGLQGGVLTGEILLNLDTEEDDEIDIGCAGGIDVTASKSYVEEASPSGAIAFEIAVKGLNGGHSGIEIHKGLGNANKIMNRLLYKSYEEFGLQIATLNGGSLRNAIPRESVAKVIVSSEHEDNFASDLAPLVADIQAEFRTVDAGLTITIEKLTQVPARIISAHDQEQLINAIYAAQNGVYRISADFDDLVETSNNIAKVSVADGKMSIKCLTRSSVESSKIDLAQSLEATFSLAGFDVEFSGSYPGWTPNANSEILEILKRIYVEQHQEEPKVVACHAGLECGILGKNYPEMDMISFGPTILGAHSPAERVSISSVQKYWEFVKQILKEIPKK from the coding sequence ATGACAAATAATAATTTAGAAGCTCTAGCTCCTCAGGAGTTGTGGGCAAATTTTTCTGCATTAAATGCAGTTCCTCGTGCTTCTAAGAAAGAAGAACGTGTTATCGCATTTATGATAGATTTTGGTAAAAAATTGGGATTAGAAGTTACTGAAGATCATGTTGGGAATGTTTTGATGAGAAAAGCTGCGACTCCAGGAATGGAAGATCGTAAAACAGTTGTTCTGCAATCTCATTTAGATATGGTACATCAGAAAAACAATGATACTAATTTTGACTTTGATACGCAAGGAATCGATATGTTTGTTGATGGAGACTGGGTCAAAGCTAATGGAACCACTTTAGGTGCGGATAATGGTATTGGTGTAGCCACGATTATGACTATATTGGCATCAAAAGATTTGGTACATCCTGCTATCGAAGCTTTATTTACTATTGATGAAGAAACAGGTATGACTGGTGCAATGGGACTGCAAGGAGGAGTTTTAACAGGCGAAATCTTATTAAATCTAGATACGGAAGAAGATGATGAAATTGATATTGGTTGTGCCGGAGGAATTGATGTAACGGCATCTAAATCTTACGTTGAAGAAGCAAGTCCTTCCGGGGCAATAGCTTTTGAAATTGCTGTAAAAGGCCTTAATGGTGGCCATTCTGGTATTGAGATTCACAAAGGATTAGGCAATGCAAATAAAATTATGAACCGATTGCTGTACAAATCATATGAAGAATTTGGTTTACAGATTGCTACTTTAAATGGCGGAAGCTTACGTAACGCAATCCCTCGCGAATCGGTTGCCAAAGTGATTGTGTCTTCAGAACATGAAGATAATTTTGCATCCGATCTAGCACCTTTAGTAGCTGATATTCAAGCTGAATTTAGAACAGTAGACGCTGGTTTGACGATAACCATTGAAAAGCTAACGCAGGTTCCCGCCCGAATTATTTCAGCTCATGATCAAGAACAGCTGATCAATGCGATCTATGCAGCCCAAAATGGCGTATATCGGATCAGTGCTGATTTCGACGATTTAGTGGAAACTTCTAATAATATTGCCAAGGTTAGTGTTGCTGACGGTAAAATGAGTATCAAATGCTTAACAAGATCATCTGTCGAGAGTTCTAAAATAGATTTAGCACAATCTTTGGAAGCAACTTTCTCTTTAGCAGGATTTGACGTCGAATTTTCCGGCTCATATCCAGGTTGGACTCCAAATGCAAATTCTGAAATCTTAGAAATATTAAAGCGTATTTATGTAGAACAGCATCAGGAGGAACCAAAAGTGGTTGCTTGCCATGCTGGATTGGAGTGTGGAATATTAGGTAAAAATTATCCTGAAATGGATATGATATCGTTTGGGCCAACCATCTTGGGAGCCCATTCTCCAGCAGAAAGAGTATCTATTTCTTCTGTTCAGAAGTACTGGGAATTTGTAAAACAGATCTTGAAGGAAATTCCAAAGAAGTAA
- a CDS encoding tetratricopeptide repeat protein — MRALLTSLILSASSLTVVAQSNIKEGSNSFALYTQTGDIKHLENARKFSDAAFKTRKDSSSVRNNILRGLVYSSFAVADSTRKQKYTLDPIDESLNTLKLINSKKAYKNFPTEVDYIKQNLATSLIYKSNIDLKNNKFDEAYKGFLKVDSLGFKNADLKFNLATLAVSSKRYPDAIKYYNELIKQDSRKAQYYLELAAVYEKIGTKQDELNTLTAGRQQFPQNKEILFKLIDIYAKNESYDAVLPIIDEAIKLEPENVELNYLAGYAYEDAKDIRNAKQYYNKVLRLDANNYPSNLALGLIYLKDFLKSKTDEDRQYAQAYLLKANEIKPYDVNALKALSTYYNAIEDFVQLDRVNILLNQLTVN, encoded by the coding sequence ATGAGAGCATTATTGACATCATTAATACTGTCAGCTTCAAGTTTAACTGTTGTTGCCCAATCCAATATCAAGGAGGGCAGCAACAGTTTTGCACTTTATACGCAAACTGGAGATATAAAACATCTTGAAAATGCACGAAAATTTAGTGATGCTGCATTTAAAACTCGAAAAGATTCATCTTCTGTTCGGAATAATATTTTAAGAGGATTAGTTTATAGTTCCTTTGCTGTGGCAGATTCAACAAGAAAACAGAAATATACCCTCGACCCTATTGATGAAAGTCTAAATACATTAAAACTGATCAATAGCAAAAAGGCTTATAAAAATTTTCCAACTGAAGTTGACTATATCAAACAAAATTTAGCAACGTCTTTAATTTACAAATCAAATATTGATTTGAAAAATAACAAGTTTGATGAAGCTTACAAAGGATTTCTTAAAGTAGATTCTCTTGGTTTTAAAAATGCTGACTTAAAATTTAATTTAGCAACGCTGGCGGTAAGTAGCAAAAGATATCCTGATGCCATTAAATACTATAATGAGTTAATCAAACAGGATTCTCGCAAAGCGCAATATTATCTGGAACTAGCGGCGGTATACGAGAAAATTGGCACCAAACAAGATGAACTTAACACATTGACAGCTGGTCGTCAACAATTTCCTCAAAATAAAGAGATTCTTTTTAAGCTAATCGATATTTATGCTAAAAATGAATCTTATGACGCTGTTTTGCCTATCATTGATGAAGCGATCAAATTGGAACCTGAAAATGTGGAGCTAAATTATCTAGCTGGATATGCATATGAAGACGCTAAAGATATTCGAAATGCAAAACAATATTACAACAAGGTTTTGCGTTTAGATGCTAATAATTATCCATCAAATTTAGCTTTAGGACTTATTTATTTGAAAGATTTCCTAAAGTCTAAAACAGACGAAGATAGACAATATGCACAAGCATATCTGCTGAAAGCAAATGAAATTAAACCATATGATGTTAATGCACTTAAAGCCCTATCTACTTACTACAATGCGATAGAAGATTTTGTACAATTAGATCGTGTGAATATATTATTAAATCAATTAACAGTTAATTAG
- a CDS encoding TonB-dependent receptor yields MKKSLLFFALAVASYGTIHAQTTTSSVTGVVKQSTGQTTTGATIKVTHQSSGATFSGSADSNGQFNIVNLQEGGPYKIEVTYIGQKPLVYENVFLKAGQALHLDPVFAESSSTNLGEVVVVGRGLIDIAEDRKTPIAVSTISQQEIEEKVGAQDITATLANTPSVYVTSQARGFGESSMTTRGFDQSNTAFLLNGQPINGMDNGRVFWSNWSGLTDIASLVQIQRGLGSSKLAISSVGGTTNFVTKSTDMKQSGFIKTTIGNDMFVKSTIAYNTGLMKSGFAVSAMVTGWQGNGYMKGTEGAGQNYFLSVGYKVNEKHNLNLMVTGAPQWHNQGYTSELSNFLKEGRKYNDNIKIINGVETNPRKNYYHKPVANLNWDWTIDDKSSLSTVLYASMARGGGQSLRNDASKEKVPYLAADVNNHQWYGVVSNYNRKLNDNLNFNIGFDLRDYKGEHYRQVTDLLGAPSISHKDNVNLPGLTVTSNQYSTNPWKTLSDKPTDAKDRLAWDYEQIIRYAGLFGQIEYAKDGFTAFAQGSVSQQHNSRNDVFLYKIGEGKSESVNNFGYNAKGGLSYTLGGHTLFGNAGYYSRQPYQNNIFMNYKNDVNPYAVNEKILGLELGYKYNSRYFDLSVNAYRTTWADRTTGSSFTATQKEVDKYGADLVQVGSLIYNTNYGVKQDHQGVELELLTRPFSFLQLKGFGSVGKWVYDGESNTIVRNEDRVVLENKVRDLTGVKVGDAAQTSFGAGAKVFIIKGLSVDADYRRYERLYGALPSNTPTMKLPNYDLLDAGISYRVAVSEKNAISFRVNMNNVLDKLYISEATSNVESKAGATYWKGIDTSNYVLMGWGRTWNASVKFTF; encoded by the coding sequence ATGAAAAAGTCTCTACTTTTTTTTGCTCTTGCTGTTGCAAGTTATGGCACAATCCATGCACAAACAACAACAAGTAGTGTTACAGGGGTTGTCAAACAATCTACTGGACAAACAACGACAGGTGCAACCATTAAAGTTACACACCAGTCAAGCGGAGCCACCTTCAGCGGATCGGCAGATTCTAACGGACAATTTAACATCGTAAATCTTCAAGAAGGAGGGCCTTACAAAATTGAGGTTACCTACATTGGTCAAAAACCCCTTGTTTACGAAAATGTGTTCTTGAAAGCCGGTCAAGCACTACATTTAGACCCTGTTTTTGCAGAATCATCTTCAACAAATTTGGGTGAAGTTGTTGTGGTAGGTCGTGGTTTGATTGACATTGCTGAAGATCGTAAAACGCCAATTGCTGTTTCCACTATTTCTCAACAAGAAATTGAAGAAAAAGTAGGTGCACAAGATATCACGGCGACTTTGGCTAATACTCCATCTGTATATGTGACAAGTCAAGCGCGTGGTTTTGGAGAGTCTTCGATGACCACTCGAGGATTCGATCAATCTAATACTGCCTTCTTATTAAACGGTCAACCGATCAATGGTATGGACAATGGTCGTGTATTTTGGTCTAACTGGAGCGGTTTGACAGATATTGCTTCTCTTGTTCAAATTCAACGTGGCTTAGGATCCTCAAAATTAGCGATTTCTTCTGTTGGTGGTACAACAAACTTTGTTACTAAGTCGACAGATATGAAACAAAGTGGTTTTATTAAGACAACGATCGGTAACGATATGTTTGTAAAATCAACCATAGCTTATAACACAGGTTTAATGAAAAGCGGATTCGCTGTCTCAGCAATGGTTACAGGATGGCAAGGTAATGGGTACATGAAAGGTACTGAAGGTGCTGGTCAAAACTATTTTTTATCTGTTGGCTATAAGGTAAACGAGAAGCACAACTTAAATCTAATGGTGACAGGTGCTCCTCAATGGCACAATCAAGGTTATACTTCCGAATTATCTAACTTCTTGAAAGAAGGAAGAAAGTATAATGATAACATAAAAATAATTAACGGGGTAGAGACTAACCCACGTAAAAATTATTATCATAAACCAGTTGCTAATTTAAACTGGGATTGGACAATTGATGATAAATCATCGTTATCAACGGTTTTATATGCTTCTATGGCTCGTGGTGGCGGTCAGTCACTACGTAATGATGCTTCTAAAGAAAAAGTTCCTTATTTAGCTGCTGATGTTAATAATCACCAATGGTATGGTGTAGTTTCTAACTATAACCGTAAATTAAACGATAATTTAAACTTTAATATTGGATTTGATTTACGAGACTACAAAGGAGAGCACTATAGACAAGTTACAGATCTATTAGGAGCTCCAAGTATATCACATAAAGACAATGTAAATTTACCTGGATTGACCGTTACTTCAAATCAGTATTCTACAAATCCTTGGAAAACATTGTCAGATAAACCAACTGATGCTAAAGATCGCTTAGCTTGGGATTACGAACAAATTATTCGTTACGCGGGTTTGTTTGGACAGATCGAATATGCGAAGGATGGTTTCACAGCATTTGCGCAAGGATCGGTATCGCAACAGCACAATAGCCGTAATGATGTATTTTTATACAAAATCGGTGAAGGTAAATCAGAATCTGTTAACAATTTTGGATATAATGCTAAAGGAGGATTAAGTTATACATTAGGTGGTCATACGTTATTTGGTAATGCGGGATATTATTCACGTCAACCTTACCAGAACAATATCTTCATGAACTACAAAAATGATGTTAATCCATATGCTGTTAATGAAAAAATCTTAGGATTAGAATTAGGTTATAAATATAATTCTAGATATTTTGATTTAAGCGTAAATGCGTACCGTACAACTTGGGCTGACCGTACAACTGGTAGTTCTTTTACTGCTACTCAAAAAGAAGTGGATAAATATGGAGCTGACTTAGTTCAAGTTGGTAGTCTTATTTACAATACAAACTATGGTGTAAAACAGGATCACCAAGGTGTAGAATTGGAATTATTGACACGTCCTTTTTCTTTCTTACAATTAAAGGGTTTCGGTTCAGTAGGTAAGTGGGTATATGATGGTGAATCCAATACTATCGTCCGTAACGAGGATCGCGTTGTATTAGAGAATAAAGTAAGGGATTTAACAGGTGTTAAAGTGGGTGATGCTGCACAAACATCATTCGGAGCTGGTGCTAAAGTATTCATCATAAAAGGTCTTTCTGTAGATGCTGATTACAGAAGATATGAAAGATTATACGGTGCATTACCGAGTAATACACCTACAATGAAATTACCGAATTATGATCTGTTAGATGCGGGTATATCTTATAGAGTTGCCGTGAGTGAGAAAAATGCGATCAGTTTCCGTGTTAATATGAATAATGTTTTGGACAAGTTGTATATTTCTGAAGCTACTTCAAATGTTGAGTCTAAAGCAGGTGCCACATACTGGAAAGGCATTGATACTTCAAACTACGTGTTGATGGGATGGGGACGTACATGGAATGCGTCTGTTAAATTCACTTTCTAA
- the gyrA gene encoding DNA gyrase subunit A, producing MAEETENDNNLVPANDRIISVSIEDQMKTAYIDYSMTVIVSRALPDARDGMKPVHRRVLYGMLDLGVTSSKPYKKSARIVGDVLGKYHPHGDTSVYDAMVRLAQDWNMRYPLVDGQGNYGSVDGDPPAAMRYTEARLKKIAEEILSDINKDTVDYQLNFDDSLQEPTVLPTRIPNLLVNGASGIAVGMATNMAPHNLTEVINGTVAYINNRDIDIPELMQYIKGPDFPTGGLIYGYSGVQDAENTGRGRVVMRAKTEIEVSKSGKESIVVTEIPYQINKANMIERTAELVNEKKLEGISAIRDESDRTGLRIVYDIKRDANANVVLNNLFKYTALQTSFSVNNIALVKGRPVLMNLKDMIQVFVDHRHDVITRRTRFELSEAEKRAHILEGYLIALDHLDEVIKLIRASATPEDARVGLMEKFGLSDLQARAILDMTLRRLTGLEHDKIKEEYAELMKTIEYLKSVLADEGLRMQIIKDELIEIREKYGDERRSVIVHSAEDMRMEDFIDDEEIVITISHNSYVKRTPLTEYKRQGRGGRGSIGSTTREEDFTEHIITASAHNYMLLFTESGRCFWLRAFEVPEGSRTSKGRALQNIINIPKDEKIKAYILVKNLKDQEYLENNFIIMCTKKGTIKKTSLEAYSRPRANGINAININEGDQLLEACLTSGTSEIVMALRSGRAIRFNESTVRPMGRTATGVRGITLGSETDEVIGMISVDDPETTVLVVSEKGYGKRTDIEDYRVTNRGGKGVKTISVTEKTGSLVAVKGVNDTEDLMIINKSGIVIRISVEQLRVMGRATQGVRLINLKGDDEIASITKVDREEEEEEVIADEDGEMPTTKDGEASTEITETDQDEKSESNEE from the coding sequence ATGGCTGAAGAAACAGAAAATGATAATAATTTAGTGCCTGCAAACGATCGAATTATTTCGGTAAGTATAGAGGATCAAATGAAAACTGCTTACATTGATTATTCAATGACAGTTATTGTTTCTCGTGCATTACCAGATGCTAGAGATGGCATGAAGCCTGTACACCGTCGTGTTCTTTATGGCATGTTGGATTTAGGTGTTACAAGTAGTAAACCTTACAAGAAGTCGGCACGTATCGTTGGTGACGTTTTAGGAAAGTACCATCCACATGGTGATACTTCCGTATACGATGCAATGGTGCGTCTCGCGCAAGATTGGAACATGCGCTATCCTTTAGTGGACGGGCAGGGTAACTATGGTTCAGTCGATGGAGATCCACCTGCAGCAATGCGTTATACAGAAGCAAGATTGAAAAAAATTGCTGAGGAGATTTTATCGGATATTAATAAAGATACAGTTGACTATCAATTGAACTTTGATGACTCTTTGCAAGAGCCAACAGTATTACCTACCCGTATTCCTAATTTATTAGTAAACGGAGCATCAGGTATCGCAGTTGGTATGGCGACAAATATGGCGCCGCACAACTTGACAGAAGTCATTAATGGTACAGTTGCTTATATTAATAACCGCGATATCGACATTCCAGAATTAATGCAATACATCAAAGGCCCAGATTTCCCTACTGGTGGTTTGATATATGGTTATTCGGGAGTGCAAGATGCTGAAAATACAGGTCGTGGTCGTGTGGTCATGCGTGCAAAAACCGAAATTGAAGTATCAAAATCTGGTAAAGAATCAATCGTTGTAACAGAGATTCCGTATCAAATCAATAAAGCGAATATGATTGAACGTACCGCTGAATTGGTTAATGAGAAAAAACTAGAAGGTATTTCAGCTATTCGAGACGAGTCCGATCGTACGGGTTTACGTATTGTCTATGATATCAAACGTGATGCTAATGCAAATGTTGTTCTCAATAATCTATTTAAGTATACTGCTTTACAGACATCGTTTTCAGTAAATAACATTGCACTTGTCAAAGGAAGACCAGTGTTGATGAATTTGAAAGATATGATTCAGGTATTTGTCGATCACCGTCATGATGTAATTACACGCCGGACTCGATTTGAATTATCTGAAGCAGAAAAAAGAGCGCATATATTAGAAGGATATTTAATTGCACTAGATCATTTAGATGAGGTTATTAAACTTATCCGTGCTTCTGCGACTCCTGAAGATGCCCGCGTAGGTTTAATGGAGAAATTTGGTTTATCAGATCTCCAAGCTCGTGCTATTCTAGATATGACGCTTCGTCGTCTAACTGGACTGGAACATGACAAAATCAAAGAAGAATATGCTGAATTAATGAAAACAATCGAATACTTAAAATCTGTTCTAGCAGACGAAGGTCTTCGTATGCAAATCATTAAGGATGAATTGATCGAAATCAGAGAGAAATATGGTGACGAACGTAGATCGGTTATCGTACACTCGGCTGAAGATATGCGTATGGAAGATTTTATTGACGATGAAGAAATCGTGATTACAATCTCTCACAATAGTTATGTAAAACGTACTCCACTTACTGAATATAAACGTCAAGGTCGTGGTGGACGTGGATCTATCGGTTCAACTACACGTGAAGAAGACTTTACGGAACACATCATTACAGCTTCGGCACATAATTACATGTTGCTATTTACAGAATCTGGACGTTGTTTCTGGCTTCGTGCATTTGAGGTACCGGAAGGAAGCAGAACTTCTAAAGGTCGTGCTTTACAGAATATCATCAATATTCCAAAAGACGAAAAAATTAAGGCCTACATTTTAGTGAAGAATTTAAAAGACCAGGAATATCTGGAGAATAATTTCATCATTATGTGTACTAAGAAAGGTACAATTAAGAAAACATCTTTAGAAGCTTACTCTCGCCCTCGTGCTAATGGTATTAATGCTATTAACATCAACGAAGGAGATCAATTATTAGAAGCTTGTTTAACGAGTGGCACTAGCGAAATTGTAATGGCATTACGCTCTGGACGCGCTATTCGCTTCAACGAGTCTACGGTTAGACCAATGGGAAGAACAGCTACTGGTGTCCGTGGTATCACTTTGGGTAGTGAAACTGATGAAGTAATTGGTATGATTAGTGTAGATGATCCAGAGACTACGGTACTTGTTGTTTCGGAAAAAGGTTATGGTAAACGTACAGACATCGAAGATTACCGCGTTACAAACCGTGGTGGTAAAGGTGTGAAAACAATTAGCGTTACAGAAAAAACAGGTAGTTTAGTAGCGGTAAAAGGTGTTAACGATACTGAAGATTTGATGATCATCAATAAATCAGGAATTGTTATTCGTATTTCAGTAGAACAACTAAGAGTAATGGGACGTGCTACACAAGGTGTACGTTTGATTAATCTAAAAGGTGATGATGAAATCGCATCTATTACTAAAGTAGATCGAGAAGAAGAGGAAGAAGAAGTGATCGCAGATGAAGATGGTGAAATGCCAACAACAAAAGATGGAGAAGCTTCGACTGAAATAACAGAAACCGATCAAGACGAAAAATCTGAATCTAACGAAGAATAA
- a CDS encoding tetratricopeptide repeat protein yields the protein MNIKSLLLLAAIASAGTSVYAQKNNVNKAKTGIAKFEELKGAGTPQLALPNLKTAQEAIDLAVVHDKTKDNAEAWTIYSLVYANLANLDKSTEAAKKAEDGIAKAKSLDTDGANKDNIRVSEQVLGQYNFNIGAEEYQGQKYKEAYDSFEKALTYLPGDTTLIYYGGISALQVNDYGKAIAKYKQLIPVKEFSSHKQVVVDLPKLYLSAKDTTSALEYAAKAVELYPEDNAAAVQNIEFNLITGREKEILAGITAQLAKDPNNKSLNYYLGIANSANKNDAAAIEAYKKALAIDPDYFEANTNIAITMMNGVREKLNILNNDRSLSQAKYNEGVAKIKEEIKPALVYLTKAVELQPKNVDALTNLKNYYVFMQDEAKTSEITAKINALN from the coding sequence ATGAACATTAAATCATTATTATTATTGGCAGCTATTGCATCGGCAGGAACATCTGTGTATGCACAAAAAAATAATGTTAATAAAGCAAAAACGGGTATAGCCAAATTTGAAGAACTGAAAGGCGCAGGTACTCCACAATTAGCTTTGCCAAATTTAAAAACTGCACAAGAAGCTATCGATCTTGCTGTTGTTCATGACAAGACAAAAGATAATGCCGAGGCTTGGACGATCTATTCTTTAGTATATGCTAATTTAGCTAATTTGGATAAATCTACGGAAGCTGCAAAAAAAGCAGAAGATGGAATTGCTAAAGCTAAATCTTTGGATACTGATGGTGCAAATAAAGATAATATCCGTGTGTCGGAGCAAGTATTAGGTCAATATAATTTTAATATCGGTGCTGAAGAATATCAAGGTCAAAAATATAAAGAAGCTTATGACTCTTTTGAAAAAGCTTTGACATACTTACCAGGTGATACCACATTAATTTACTATGGCGGTATTTCGGCATTACAGGTGAATGATTACGGTAAAGCAATTGCAAAATATAAGCAATTGATTCCTGTGAAAGAATTTTCTTCTCACAAACAGGTAGTGGTAGATCTTCCAAAATTATATTTATCAGCAAAAGATACAACTTCAGCATTAGAATATGCTGCTAAAGCGGTAGAATTATATCCTGAAGATAATGCTGCGGCAGTTCAAAATATTGAGTTTAACTTGATTACTGGACGTGAAAAGGAAATTTTAGCTGGTATCACGGCACAATTAGCAAAGGATCCAAATAATAAAAGTTTAAATTATTATTTAGGTATTGCTAATTCTGCAAATAAAAATGACGCTGCTGCTATTGAGGCTTATAAAAAAGCACTAGCTATTGATCCTGATTATTTTGAAGCAAATACCAATATCGCGATTACAATGATGAACGGTGTTCGTGAAAAATTGAATATTTTGAATAATGATAGATCATTGAGTCAAGCAAAATACAATGAAGGGGTTGCTAAGATTAAAGAAGAGATAAAACCTGCATTAGTATATTTAACAAAAGCAGTGGAGCTGCAACCTAAAAATGTTGATGCTTTAACAAATCTAAAAAACTATTACGTTTTCATGCAAGATGAAGCAAAAACTTCAGAAATTACAGCTAAAATCAATGCTTTAAACTAA
- a CDS encoding sugar O-acetyltransferase codes for MDNKNVTNQFYRESGKELFEKRLHAKMQIKKFNDTEPKSFKERQLIIKNLLKAKSNRFFIEAPFYCDYGFNISIDDNFFANYNCTLLDSAPITIGKNVLFGPHVSLFTSTHAIHPEDRAKGWQCSKSITIADNVWLGGHVIVNPGINIGENSIIGSGSVVTKDIPANVIAAGNPCKIIRNITEADRLEIKESNNF; via the coding sequence ATGGATAATAAGAATGTAACGAATCAATTCTATCGTGAATCGGGAAAAGAACTTTTCGAAAAAAGACTCCATGCAAAAATGCAGATTAAAAAATTTAATGATACCGAGCCAAAATCGTTTAAGGAAAGACAACTCATCATTAAGAATCTATTAAAAGCAAAATCCAATCGTTTCTTTATCGAAGCCCCATTTTATTGTGACTATGGCTTCAATATTTCGATCGATGATAATTTCTTCGCTAATTACAACTGTACTTTACTTGACTCAGCTCCTATTACCATAGGTAAAAATGTATTATTTGGACCGCATGTATCGTTATTTACTTCTACACATGCGATTCATCCAGAGGACCGTGCAAAAGGTTGGCAATGCTCAAAATCTATCACGATTGCTGACAATGTCTGGTTAGGGGGGCATGTTATCGTTAATCCGGGCATAAACATTGGAGAAAACAGTATCATTGGTTCAGGATCAGTAGTGACCAAGGATATTCCTGCAAATGTTATTGCTGCTGGTAATCCATGTAAAATTATAAGGAATATTACCGAAGCTGATAGACTTGAAATTAAAGAATCTAACAATTTTTAA